The following are from one region of the Aequoribacter fuscus genome:
- the leuD gene encoding 3-isopropylmalate dehydratase small subunit, with translation MKPFGALNGLAAPMDRANVDTDVIIPKQFLKSIKRSGFGPNLFDELRYLDEGQPDSDNSQRPLNPDFPLNFARYRGAEILLTRANFGCGSSREHAPWALADYGFRAIIAPSFADIFHSNCFKNGLLPVVLDADIVSTLFDEMYASEGYRLAIDLQAQTVTTPSGNVYGFEVDAFRKDCLLKGLDDIGLTLEQAPAIRTFEEKWRAQSPWLFDVIK, from the coding sequence ATGAAACCGTTCGGAGCGTTAAATGGCCTGGCGGCCCCAATGGATCGAGCCAATGTCGATACCGATGTGATTATCCCGAAACAATTTCTGAAATCGATCAAGCGCTCGGGCTTTGGCCCCAATTTGTTCGACGAGTTGCGTTATTTGGATGAAGGTCAGCCTGACTCGGACAACAGTCAGCGACCGCTAAATCCTGATTTTCCGCTGAATTTTGCGCGCTACCGGGGTGCCGAGATCTTGCTGACTCGGGCGAATTTTGGATGTGGTTCGTCACGTGAGCACGCGCCCTGGGCACTCGCTGACTACGGTTTTCGAGCCATTATTGCGCCCAGTTTTGCGGACATTTTTCACAGCAACTGTTTTAAAAACGGCTTGTTACCTGTCGTTTTAGACGCGGATATCGTGTCGACATTATTTGACGAGATGTACGCGAGCGAAGGTTATCGCTTAGCGATTGATTTGCAGGCTCAAACCGTCACTACGCCCAGTGGCAACGTGTATGGGTTCGAAGTCGATGCGTTTCGCAAAGACTGCTTGCTTAAGGGCTTAGATGATATTGGTTTGACGCTCGAGCAGGCGCCTGCGATTCGTACATTTGAAGAGAAATGGCGGGCCCAATCGCCGTGGTTGTTCGACGTAATAAAGTAG
- the leuB gene encoding 3-isopropylmalate dehydrogenase — protein MTHRVLVLPGDGIGPEVMAETVAVIELVNQKLGIEMSLEHALLGGAAIDAEGVPYPESTAQKAHQADAIILGAVGGPKWDGLDRAIRPEKGLLGIRSDLQLFGNLRPAILYPQLAGASSLKPDLVAGLDLLIVRELTGGIYFGQPRGFDTTDDGQRRGYNTYVYTESEIRRVTVLAFDLARKRGSRVCSVDKANVLEATMLWREVVNEVAKDYPDVELSHMYVDNAAMQLIRAPKQFDVMVTGNMFGDILSDAAAMLTGSIGMLPSASLDQAGRGMYEPCHGSAPDIAGQGIANPLATILSAAMMYRYSLNEPQAADAIERAVGVVLDQGYRTGDIAAAGEASVSTSTMGAAVRAALENVL, from the coding sequence GTGACACATCGAGTACTTGTTTTACCAGGTGATGGTATTGGCCCAGAGGTTATGGCGGAAACCGTCGCTGTGATTGAACTGGTAAATCAAAAACTGGGTATCGAGATGAGCCTCGAACATGCGCTTCTGGGTGGCGCCGCTATCGATGCCGAGGGCGTGCCTTATCCGGAATCGACCGCGCAAAAAGCGCATCAAGCAGACGCGATTATTTTGGGCGCTGTCGGTGGTCCAAAATGGGATGGTTTGGATCGCGCTATTCGCCCCGAGAAAGGCTTGTTGGGTATCCGTTCGGACCTGCAGTTATTCGGTAATCTTCGTCCCGCAATCTTGTATCCGCAACTCGCGGGCGCTTCAAGCTTAAAGCCTGATCTGGTCGCTGGTTTGGATCTGCTGATTGTGAGAGAGCTCACCGGTGGTATTTACTTCGGACAGCCACGTGGTTTTGATACCACCGACGATGGTCAGCGTCGGGGTTACAATACCTATGTCTATACCGAGAGCGAAATACGCCGAGTTACGGTGCTGGCATTTGACTTGGCTCGTAAACGTGGCAGCCGCGTGTGCTCAGTCGACAAGGCGAACGTGTTAGAAGCCACCATGCTGTGGCGCGAAGTCGTGAACGAGGTGGCAAAAGATTACCCCGATGTCGAGCTCAGCCACATGTATGTCGATAACGCGGCGATGCAGCTTATCCGTGCGCCAAAGCAGTTTGATGTCATGGTTACCGGCAACATGTTTGGCGATATTTTATCCGACGCGGCAGCAATGCTCACAGGCTCCATCGGTATGTTGCCATCGGCATCTCTGGATCAGGCAGGGCGCGGCATGTATGAACCTTGTCACGGCTCGGCCCCCGATATCGCAGGGCAGGGCATTGCAAATCCGCTGGCGACGATTTTGTCGGCGGCGATGATGTATCGTTACAGTTTGAATGAACCGCAAGCGGCCGACGCCATCGAACGCGCTGTCGGTGTGGTTTTGGATCAGGGCTACCGCACCGGTGATATTGCCGCAGCGGGAGAGGCATCAGTTTCAACATCAACTATGGGTGCGGCGGTTCGCGCGGCACTTGAAAACGTTCTGTAA
- a CDS encoding aspartate-semialdehyde dehydrogenase — MSQGVNVAVVGATGAVGEAMIEILEQRNFPVNNLYALASARSAGKTIRFKGRSITVTDLAEFDFSQAQIGLFSAGGSISEEYAPKAAAAGCVVIDNTSHFRRDEDIPLVVPEVNPHAIAGYTNRGIIANPNCSTIQMLVALKPIYDKVGIERINVCTYQAVSGTGKEAIEELATQTAKLLNGQAADAEVYPKQIAFNALPHIDTFQDNGYTREEMKMVWETQKIFEDDAIVVNPTCVRIPVFFGHSEAVHIETRDKLTLEDARALLENAPGVVVLDEREAGGYPTAVTEAAGQDPVYVGRMREDISHPRGFNLWIVADNVRKGAALNSVQIAELLIKEHL, encoded by the coding sequence ATGAGTCAAGGAGTTAATGTCGCGGTTGTCGGTGCTACAGGTGCTGTAGGGGAAGCCATGATCGAGATACTCGAGCAACGCAATTTTCCGGTGAACAACCTGTACGCACTGGCGAGCGCCCGCTCGGCTGGTAAGACCATTCGTTTCAAGGGCCGCAGCATTACGGTGACCGATTTGGCTGAATTTGATTTCAGTCAGGCGCAAATTGGCTTGTTCTCTGCCGGTGGCAGCATCTCTGAAGAATATGCCCCGAAGGCGGCAGCGGCAGGCTGTGTGGTTATCGATAACACTTCACACTTTCGCCGCGACGAAGATATCCCACTGGTTGTGCCTGAAGTGAATCCGCACGCGATTGCCGGCTATACCAATCGCGGCATTATTGCGAACCCCAATTGCTCGACGATTCAAATGTTGGTGGCCTTAAAGCCCATTTATGACAAGGTCGGTATTGAGCGTATTAATGTATGCACCTACCAGGCTGTGTCAGGTACGGGTAAAGAAGCCATTGAGGAGCTGGCGACGCAAACCGCTAAGCTATTGAACGGACAAGCCGCGGACGCTGAGGTGTACCCTAAGCAAATCGCGTTTAACGCCTTGCCGCACATCGATACTTTCCAAGACAATGGCTACACTCGTGAAGAAATGAAAATGGTCTGGGAGACCCAGAAAATCTTTGAAGACGACGCGATTGTGGTGAATCCTACTTGTGTTCGTATTCCTGTATTTTTCGGTCACTCAGAGGCGGTTCACATCGAAACTCGTGACAAGCTGACGCTTGAAGATGCTCGAGCATTGCTGGAAAACGCGCCCGGTGTTGTCGTTCTCGATGAACGCGAGGCAGGGGGTTACCCGACAGCCGTCACTGAGGCGGCTGGGCAGGATCCAGTTTACGTCGGCCGTATGCGTGAGGATATTTCACATCCGCGTGGTTTCAATTTGTGGATTGTGGCCGACAATGTACGAAAAGGCGCCGCATTGAATAGTGTGCAAATTGCCGAGCTCTTGATCAAAGAGCATTTATAA
- a CDS encoding FimV/HubP family polar landmark protein has translation MKRKLLAIALAATAFKTQFASALGLGDIELESYLNEPLNARIEILNTEGLLPTQILVKLASDKDFERVGIERNFFLTGINFQVVVDTGGESYVAVTTREPVREPYLDFVLETKWPSGRLLREYTLLLDPPVFDDGIVISATDVVNGSDRSQDQGAAPSRQSATTSRSTGEESITDRPQAGQNYRVKPNETLWEIALEAKLPGSSVQATMLEIQRQNPDAFINNNINLLKAGRVVYLPTELDASLSDSEVVLANIRRQNQDWRAGRVSQPAAKLRIAADSVDTDSASAGTAATKDRAASETSGSGFAVNDERLAQLQKQLASIEDQLAVMQAIIETKDEQIALLRDALASKDPAPVAEQQATVKPPQEATAQAAQAEVKATETLSKAPATVVDLNAPAVKAVPEVSTEAPTKSEGLSISMIAGGVGLAALLAALGLYWQRRRSSSLNEENDLEDLSDNLDDDVFAGVSLSDSGLEIDHDSNDDDLPSHVADSFKGSTAATNEYASDMDIEDALAEADIYIAYGRINQAIDLLQGSLEKNPSADECRLKLVEVLVDAGREDDARKAYQGVLDNCSRDIVVRADELMMRGGFIEQEQSSNNDEVFDLGADSSMFGPFGDALDSLLDEKPTARAASAVAATDDAADDPAVEHEQEHAADASAAAEEVEVGSDEVSEFDLSEFEEDVANVLADVPADAAFDLNTDAEEEAQSDGPDEVDAFFDQLQTQQQARLREEREAEMRARERELAAQQAAQKGDALDDITLDHDEQAAVAEASDELLDEFDLSHLLDDAETEAPIQSDASADLSEDAEDDSDSLDFSDMDLKSGPADMTDEIDLSDFALAEDESDDDADLSDLFELESAPSASDAEHDEIFVAEGEDAPAAKLDLARAYIDMEDFDSARSILEDVVETGNDAQRREADALLTTLL, from the coding sequence ATGAAGCGAAAATTGCTCGCTATTGCGCTTGCGGCGACTGCATTCAAGACTCAATTTGCTTCGGCACTAGGACTCGGTGACATTGAGCTCGAGTCCTACCTAAATGAACCTCTCAACGCCCGAATTGAAATTCTAAACACTGAAGGTCTGTTGCCGACACAAATTTTGGTTAAGCTTGCATCAGATAAAGACTTTGAGCGCGTTGGCATTGAACGCAATTTTTTCTTAACGGGCATTAATTTTCAGGTTGTGGTGGACACCGGCGGTGAGAGTTATGTCGCGGTGACGACACGCGAGCCCGTCAGAGAACCCTATCTCGATTTCGTATTAGAAACGAAATGGCCCAGTGGTCGTTTGCTGCGCGAGTACACACTGTTGTTAGACCCTCCAGTGTTTGACGACGGCATTGTTATCTCGGCCACCGATGTAGTGAATGGCAGTGATCGTTCGCAAGATCAAGGTGCGGCGCCGTCACGCCAGTCAGCAACCACCTCGAGATCCACAGGCGAAGAAAGCATTACTGATCGACCGCAGGCCGGCCAGAACTACCGAGTCAAGCCCAATGAAACGCTCTGGGAAATCGCTCTGGAGGCGAAACTGCCCGGCTCGTCGGTGCAAGCGACAATGCTTGAAATTCAGCGTCAGAACCCGGACGCGTTCATCAACAACAACATCAATTTACTGAAAGCCGGGCGTGTGGTCTATCTACCGACCGAGCTTGATGCAAGTTTGAGCGATAGTGAAGTGGTGTTGGCGAATATTCGGCGTCAGAACCAAGATTGGCGAGCAGGACGTGTATCGCAACCCGCAGCAAAACTGCGTATTGCGGCCGATAGCGTCGATACCGATTCTGCGTCGGCTGGCACTGCTGCGACAAAGGATCGCGCGGCGAGTGAAACGAGTGGATCTGGGTTTGCCGTCAACGATGAGCGTCTAGCCCAGCTGCAAAAACAATTAGCCAGTATCGAAGATCAGCTGGCGGTCATGCAGGCGATTATCGAAACCAAAGATGAGCAGATCGCGCTTTTGCGTGATGCGCTTGCGAGCAAGGACCCGGCACCTGTGGCAGAGCAACAGGCGACAGTGAAGCCACCCCAAGAAGCGACGGCTCAAGCAGCTCAGGCTGAGGTGAAAGCGACGGAGACACTGAGTAAAGCACCAGCGACCGTGGTCGATTTGAATGCGCCAGCCGTCAAAGCGGTACCAGAGGTCAGCACAGAGGCTCCGACAAAGTCCGAGGGACTGTCTATTTCTATGATCGCCGGCGGGGTGGGTCTTGCCGCCTTGTTAGCTGCTTTGGGTTTATATTGGCAGCGCCGTCGTAGCTCCTCGTTAAATGAAGAGAACGATCTGGAAGACCTCTCAGATAATTTAGACGATGATGTTTTCGCTGGCGTAAGCCTCAGCGACTCTGGTTTGGAAATTGATCACGATTCCAACGACGACGATCTGCCGTCTCACGTTGCAGATTCGTTCAAAGGTTCAACAGCGGCGACCAATGAATACGCATCGGACATGGACATCGAAGATGCCTTGGCCGAGGCTGATATTTATATCGCTTACGGCCGCATCAACCAAGCAATTGACTTACTGCAGGGGTCGCTCGAAAAGAATCCGAGTGCCGATGAGTGCCGATTGAAACTGGTGGAGGTGTTGGTAGACGCGGGCCGGGAAGACGACGCTCGTAAGGCCTACCAAGGCGTGTTGGACAACTGCTCACGTGACATTGTGGTTCGAGCTGACGAGCTGATGATGCGCGGTGGCTTCATTGAGCAAGAGCAGTCCTCGAACAACGATGAGGTCTTTGATCTCGGTGCCGATTCCTCAATGTTTGGCCCCTTTGGCGACGCCCTTGACAGTCTGTTGGATGAAAAGCCCACTGCACGTGCCGCTAGCGCAGTTGCAGCGACAGATGATGCGGCGGATGACCCGGCAGTAGAACATGAACAAGAACACGCAGCTGATGCGAGCGCTGCTGCCGAAGAGGTAGAGGTGGGCTCGGACGAGGTCAGTGAGTTTGATTTGTCGGAGTTTGAGGAGGATGTTGCTAACGTTCTTGCAGACGTTCCTGCCGACGCCGCGTTTGACCTCAACACCGATGCCGAAGAAGAAGCCCAGAGTGATGGTCCTGATGAGGTAGATGCCTTTTTCGACCAACTGCAAACCCAGCAGCAAGCGCGTTTGCGGGAAGAGCGCGAGGCCGAAATGCGAGCTCGCGAGAGAGAGCTAGCAGCACAACAAGCTGCGCAAAAGGGTGATGCTCTGGATGACATCACGCTTGACCACGATGAGCAAGCCGCTGTTGCTGAGGCGAGCGATGAATTGTTAGACGAATTCGATCTGTCGCATCTCTTGGATGACGCCGAGACCGAGGCTCCGATCCAGTCAGATGCGTCTGCCGATCTAAGTGAAGACGCAGAGGACGACTCCGATTCGTTGGATTTCTCTGATATGGATCTTAAAAGTGGTCCAGCGGATATGACCGATGAGATCGATTTGTCGGATTTTGCGCTGGCCGAGGATGAATCCGATGACGATGCTGACCTAAGCGATTTGTTCGAACTTGAATCAGCCCCGAGTGCGAGCGACGCTGAACACGATGAGATATTTGTGGCAGAGGGTGAAGACGCCCCCGCTGCGAAACTTGATCTAGCGCGAGCCTACATCGATATGGAAGACTTTGACTCGGCGCGCAGCATTCTCGAAGATGTGGTCGAAACAGGCAATGATGCGCAGCGACGTGAAGCTGATGCCTTACTCACAACCCTGCTGTGA
- the truA gene encoding tRNA pseudouridine(38-40) synthase TruA codes for MSFSDTPLAAEQTLALAVEYNGSLFHGWQRQGGTDQTVQATLEAALSQIANHDVRVACAGRTDSGVHATSQVVSFKAPVSRSLKAWVVGSNAVLPPTVRVHWACAVPDEFHARFSAIQRTYRYVWCVQEVRPTSLLKQVTWSRNALCSQTMNEAAQSLLGEQDFSAFRAASCQSNTPFREVQAVSVVGRGPFVVMEIRANAFLHHMVRNIAGSLSLVGRGLKPVDWIAQLLQGKDRTVAADTASPDGLYLTSVAYPRKYELPDAVDGPIFLPQG; via the coding sequence GTGAGTTTTAGCGATACCCCTCTCGCAGCAGAGCAAACCCTTGCATTAGCTGTGGAGTACAACGGCAGCTTGTTTCATGGGTGGCAGCGTCAAGGTGGCACTGATCAGACAGTCCAAGCAACTCTGGAAGCTGCCTTGAGCCAAATTGCTAATCACGATGTTCGTGTGGCTTGTGCGGGGCGGACCGATTCCGGTGTGCACGCGACGTCTCAAGTTGTTTCGTTTAAAGCGCCGGTCTCTAGAAGCCTAAAAGCCTGGGTGGTTGGTTCCAATGCAGTGTTGCCCCCTACGGTCCGAGTTCATTGGGCATGTGCAGTTCCTGATGAGTTTCATGCTCGATTTTCAGCGATACAAAGAACCTATCGCTACGTGTGGTGTGTTCAAGAAGTGCGGCCTACCTCACTGTTGAAGCAGGTGACTTGGTCGCGCAACGCACTGTGTTCCCAGACGATGAATGAAGCGGCTCAAAGTTTACTCGGTGAGCAAGACTTTTCGGCGTTTCGCGCCGCCAGCTGCCAGTCGAATACGCCTTTTCGCGAAGTACAGGCGGTCAGTGTTGTTGGTCGAGGCCCATTTGTTGTTATGGAAATTCGAGCTAATGCGTTTTTGCACCATATGGTGCGTAATATCGCTGGTTCATTAAGCTTGGTAGGTCGTGGGTTAAAGCCAGTGGATTGGATTGCTCAACTTTTGCAGGGCAAAGACCGAACTGTCGCAGCCGATACGGCATCGCCTGATGGTTTGTATTTGACCTCAGTCGCTTACCCTCGTAAGTACGAGCTTCCTGATGCGGTGGATGGCCCTATATTCTTGCCTCAGGGCTAG
- a CDS encoding phosphoribosylanthranilate isomerase produces MCGITSVQDALMVASEGVDAIGLVFYEPSPRAVSIATAKQIREAISPMVTLVALVVDASAEVVRQIIAEVQPDIIQYHGNETAEFCCAIGHPYWKAVRVRNAQDVITATNEFQAARSLLLDAWVEGVPGGTGHQIDPSAMPQALHRPWILAGGLKPENVTEALSHYRPSAVDVSSGVESNSGVKDPLRVRAFVNAVKSFDKVKPHE; encoded by the coding sequence ATCTGCGGAATTACCTCGGTACAGGATGCCTTAATGGTGGCCTCTGAGGGCGTTGATGCCATCGGTTTGGTATTTTATGAGCCAAGTCCCAGAGCGGTCTCTATTGCAACGGCCAAGCAGATACGCGAGGCGATATCGCCGATGGTGACATTGGTCGCGTTGGTGGTGGATGCCTCGGCTGAGGTTGTGAGGCAAATCATTGCCGAGGTGCAACCCGATATCATTCAGTACCACGGGAATGAAACCGCAGAGTTTTGTTGTGCGATTGGACACCCCTACTGGAAGGCGGTTCGGGTTCGAAACGCACAAGATGTGATCACTGCCACCAATGAGTTTCAGGCCGCAAGATCTTTATTGTTAGATGCTTGGGTCGAGGGCGTCCCGGGTGGCACAGGGCACCAAATCGACCCGTCTGCCATGCCGCAGGCATTGCATCGCCCCTGGATCTTGGCGGGCGGTCTCAAGCCTGAGAATGTGACCGAGGCGTTGTCGCACTATCGTCCAAGTGCTGTTGATGTCAGCAGTGGCGTTGAGTCCAACTCAGGTGTAAAAGACCCACTGAGAGTTCGCGCATTCGTTAATGCGGTAAAGTCATTTGATAAGGTAAAACCCCATGAATAA
- the trpB gene encoding tryptophan synthase subunit beta — MNKPIDPSVYAQVPDANGRFGPYGGKFVSETLMSALADLERVYTQLKDDPDFQKEFDAYLAHFVGRPSPLYEAERWSDEIGGARIYFKREDLNHTGAHKVNNTVGQALLAKFMGKKRVIAETGAGQHGVASATIAARLGMECHVFMGEEDVRRQALNVYRMRLLGANVVSVTSGSRTLKDAMNEAMRDWVTNVDDTFYIIGTVAGPHPYPMLVRDFQSVIGREARAQSLSQIGRLPDALVACVGGGSNAIGLFHPFLEDEGVAIYGVEAGGHGIETNEHAAPLTAGTPGVLHGNRTYLMQDEDGQIMHTHSVSAGLDYPGVGPEHSWLKDIGRVNYVVANDDEALAAFHKVTRTEGIMPALETSHALAYAAKLAATMTPDQSIIVNLSGRGDKDIFTVAEVDGADIFGEK; from the coding sequence ATGAATAAACCCATCGATCCAAGCGTATATGCGCAAGTGCCCGATGCCAACGGTCGTTTTGGCCCCTATGGCGGAAAATTTGTGTCAGAGACTTTGATGTCGGCGCTGGCAGACCTGGAGCGTGTCTACACTCAATTGAAAGACGATCCAGATTTTCAGAAAGAATTTGATGCCTACTTGGCACATTTTGTTGGGCGCCCCTCGCCTTTGTACGAGGCCGAGCGCTGGTCTGATGAGATCGGTGGAGCGCGTATTTACTTTAAGCGTGAAGACTTGAATCACACCGGTGCGCACAAAGTCAACAACACGGTGGGTCAGGCTCTGCTTGCGAAATTCATGGGTAAAAAGCGCGTTATTGCAGAGACCGGCGCGGGTCAACACGGCGTTGCAAGCGCGACAATTGCCGCCCGTTTAGGTATGGAGTGCCATGTGTTCATGGGCGAGGAAGACGTCCGGCGCCAAGCACTCAACGTGTATCGAATGCGTCTACTGGGTGCCAATGTCGTGTCGGTCACTTCAGGGTCAAGAACCCTCAAAGATGCGATGAACGAAGCGATGCGCGATTGGGTCACCAACGTTGATGACACCTTTTATATTATTGGCACCGTGGCTGGGCCGCATCCTTACCCCATGCTGGTGCGTGATTTCCAAAGTGTTATTGGTCGCGAAGCAAGAGCGCAAAGTTTGAGTCAGATCGGACGTCTGCCCGATGCGTTGGTGGCTTGCGTTGGCGGCGGCAGTAACGCGATTGGGTTATTTCACCCCTTCCTCGAAGACGAGGGCGTCGCTATTTACGGTGTAGAAGCGGGTGGTCACGGTATTGAGACCAATGAGCATGCGGCGCCTTTGACGGCGGGGACGCCGGGTGTTCTGCACGGTAATCGTACTTACCTGATGCAAGACGAGGACGGCCAAATTATGCACACGCACTCGGTGTCTGCTGGGTTGGACTACCCGGGTGTTGGGCCTGAACACTCGTGGCTCAAGGACATCGGACGGGTTAATTACGTGGTCGCAAACGACGACGAGGCGCTCGCAGCGTTTCACAAAGTGACTCGCACAGAGGGGATCATGCCCGCATTGGAAACCTCACATGCACTGGCATACGCCGCAAAGTTGGCGGCGACTATGACACCCGACCAAAGCATTATCGTGAATTTGTCAGGTCGCGGCGATAAGGATATTTTTACGGTCGCCGAAGTGGATGGCGCGGACATTTTTGGAGAAAAATAA
- the trpA gene encoding tryptophan synthase subunit alpha, translated as MSRIQAKWQSLLAESKKAVIPYVVGGDPEPAVTVSLMHDLVAAGADMLELGVPFSDPMAEGPAIQKGHERALAHSVSLRKCLAMAAEFRAQDAQTPIILMGYANPIEHMGYSAFADAAAEAGVDGVITVDLPPEEVAAMNLELKRVGIDNIFLIAPTTPDERIPLIIQQASGFIYYVSLKGVTGAGHLNTDEVAAKVKQIKAGTELPVVVGFGIKDAESAARVGAEADGVVVGSALVNLLGDESRSIEARVKAAVSLLRDIRSGV; from the coding sequence TTGAGTCGAATTCAAGCAAAGTGGCAGTCGCTGCTTGCCGAAAGTAAAAAAGCGGTGATTCCCTACGTTGTGGGGGGCGATCCAGAACCCGCTGTTACCGTCAGTTTAATGCATGATCTCGTGGCGGCTGGTGCCGATATGTTAGAGCTCGGCGTGCCGTTTTCGGATCCTATGGCCGAGGGGCCTGCAATTCAAAAAGGGCACGAACGCGCCTTGGCGCACTCTGTCAGTCTGCGTAAATGCTTAGCCATGGCCGCTGAATTTCGGGCACAAGACGCCCAGACGCCGATTATACTCATGGGTTACGCTAATCCGATTGAGCATATGGGGTATTCGGCCTTTGCTGATGCTGCCGCAGAGGCTGGTGTAGACGGTGTTATCACAGTCGATTTGCCACCCGAGGAAGTCGCGGCTATGAACCTCGAGTTGAAGCGCGTCGGTATTGATAATATTTTCTTGATCGCGCCAACCACGCCAGACGAGCGCATTCCACTGATTATTCAGCAGGCCAGCGGATTTATTTATTACGTCTCTCTGAAAGGTGTGACTGGCGCTGGGCATTTAAATACTGACGAGGTGGCTGCAAAGGTAAAGCAGATTAAGGCCGGTACCGAATTACCTGTGGTAGTCGGCTTTGGTATCAAAGACGCGGAATCGGCAGCACGTGTGGGTGCTGAAGCCGATGGCGTGGTTGTAGGCAGCGCCTTGGTGAATCTTCTGGGTGACGAGTCGCGGTCGATAGAAGCTCGAGTTAAAGCGGCCGTGTCGCTGTTACGCGACATCCGCAGTGGCGTATAG
- the accD gene encoding acetyl-CoA carboxylase, carboxyltransferase subunit beta, translating into MSWLDKILPTGVRKDTSEKRANVPEGLWKKCVKCEAVLYRPELERNADVCPKCDHHMRIGARRRLALFLDEGSGREILADIEPIDRLKFKDKKRYKDRLSAAQKSTGERDALIAMQGTVLSLPVVAVAFEFNFHGGSMGYVVGEKFTRAATIAIKQKQPLVCFSASGGARMQEALISLMQMAKTSAVIERMKQEGIPYISVMTDPIYGGVSASLALLGDINVAEPDARAGFAGPNIIEQTIRQKLPPGFQRSEFLLEHGAIDMIVHRNDMRETLGGLLQKLTHSASTRGSATADELVDSDASENA; encoded by the coding sequence ATGAGCTGGCTAGATAAAATTTTGCCCACGGGGGTTCGCAAAGATACCTCGGAAAAACGAGCCAATGTGCCGGAAGGCCTATGGAAAAAGTGCGTTAAATGCGAGGCGGTGCTGTATCGACCAGAGCTTGAGCGCAACGCGGATGTCTGTCCTAAATGCGATCACCACATGCGTATTGGCGCGCGACGTCGTTTGGCATTGTTTCTGGACGAGGGCAGTGGCCGAGAGATCTTAGCGGATATCGAGCCCATTGATCGCTTAAAGTTTAAAGACAAAAAGCGCTACAAAGATCGCCTCAGTGCAGCACAGAAATCGACTGGTGAACGCGATGCTCTGATTGCAATGCAGGGTACAGTTTTGTCGTTACCCGTGGTTGCAGTCGCCTTCGAGTTTAATTTCCACGGTGGTTCGATGGGCTATGTGGTGGGCGAAAAGTTCACTCGTGCAGCGACCATCGCCATCAAGCAAAAGCAGCCTTTGGTATGCTTTTCGGCCTCGGGCGGTGCGCGCATGCAAGAGGCGCTTATTTCTTTAATGCAGATGGCCAAAACATCGGCTGTTATCGAGCGTATGAAGCAAGAGGGTATTCCCTACATTTCGGTGATGACAGATCCTATTTATGGTGGGGTGTCGGCGTCGTTAGCGTTACTGGGCGATATTAACGTTGCTGAGCCTGATGCGCGTGCAGGTTTTGCTGGCCCCAACATTATTGAGCAGACCATACGTCAGAAATTGCCACCTGGTTTTCAGCGGAGTGAATTTTTGTTGGAACATGGTGCCATCGACATGATCGTGCATCGCAATGATATGCGCGAAACGCTCGGCGGCTTGTTGCAAAAACTGACGCATTCGGCCTCCACGCGGGGCAGCGCAACTGCGGATGAGCTAGTTGACTCTGATGCCAGCGAAAACGCTTGA